One segment of Tamlana crocina DNA contains the following:
- a CDS encoding GH92 family glycosyl hydrolase — protein MLSLFCCNKQQKQSDGLEEVDNASYINPFINTANDHGQTDVAAAVPFGMVKPAPDTNPIAHSGYDYAANEIIGFSNTRFSGVGCRGVGGNLRVLPYVISGNDSIPNSVTFSKENEVAQAGYYSVTLHNGIKTQLSATRQVAFHQYTFPKSEKSGFTIDLASSYVGHISDEYKINNGIISGKITSVNVCRKGAYTFYFAIHFNQETSQITKSGSKLILEFSTKEKQDILLRCALSVVDENSAINNLKNTNALQFNKVKTQAFDAWNSLLNTVKVETKNDSLKQLFYTHLYHATQSPFIINDDNGGYRGSDGELYKSNTPYYHGWSIWDTFRTKLPLFSLLYPEKYQDMLLSLKHLYKQGKPDWATEKEPFLTIRTEHSMVMLLDAYRKGILPFDLNEVYDELKEEAKQLPFKSPDNVLESSFDLWALSQIAHILEKNEDAQEYKNQAFEYKTLWKDKFLVMDDKSDIMHGDGLYEGTLWQYRWFVPFDIQGIQTMIGGKQEFENQLDYFFDNELFNIGNQPDIQVPYLYNYTSSPWKTQALTHKLLNEKTNNWYGTHEKFKAPIVKKIFTATPDGFIKEMDDDAGTMSSWFLWSSMGLYPVFPGSTELALTTPQFDKVTIKTKGQPLEITTSKNGGNNIYIQKFTWNGKAVKSSIIDFNTISKGGVLHFELGDKPNKQWGKQN, from the coding sequence ATGTTATCACTTTTTTGCTGTAATAAGCAACAAAAACAGTCTGATGGATTAGAGGAAGTAGATAATGCCAGTTACATTAATCCTTTTATCAATACGGCAAATGACCACGGACAAACAGATGTTGCTGCTGCGGTACCTTTTGGAATGGTAAAACCAGCTCCAGACACTAATCCCATAGCGCACTCGGGGTATGACTATGCTGCCAATGAAATAATAGGATTTTCAAACACCAGATTTTCGGGAGTGGGCTGTAGAGGCGTAGGCGGAAATTTAAGAGTTTTGCCTTATGTAATTTCGGGTAACGATTCAATTCCAAATTCGGTAACTTTTTCAAAAGAAAATGAAGTAGCTCAAGCAGGATATTACTCAGTTACTCTTCACAATGGCATAAAAACCCAACTTTCAGCAACTAGACAAGTAGCCTTTCATCAATACACATTTCCAAAATCAGAAAAATCTGGTTTTACAATAGATTTAGCAAGTTCTTATGTGGGGCATATATCTGATGAATACAAAATTAATAATGGCATTATTAGCGGTAAAATTACCAGTGTTAATGTTTGCCGAAAAGGTGCTTATACATTTTATTTTGCAATCCATTTTAATCAAGAAACTTCGCAAATAACTAAAAGTGGTTCTAAATTAATTCTTGAATTTTCAACCAAAGAAAAACAAGATATCTTATTGCGCTGCGCCTTATCTGTAGTTGATGAGAACAGCGCCATTAATAATTTGAAAAATACAAACGCTTTACAATTCAATAAAGTGAAAACACAAGCATTTGATGCTTGGAATAGTCTTTTAAATACCGTTAAGGTTGAAACCAAAAATGATTCTTTAAAGCAATTATTTTATACACACTTGTACCATGCCACACAATCACCATTTATAATAAATGATGACAATGGCGGGTATAGAGGCAGTGATGGAGAGCTATATAAATCAAATACACCGTATTATCACGGATGGTCTATCTGGGACACATTTAGAACGAAGTTACCTTTATTTTCGTTGCTGTATCCAGAAAAGTATCAAGACATGTTGTTGTCTTTAAAACACTTGTATAAGCAAGGTAAACCAGATTGGGCAACAGAAAAAGAGCCTTTCCTTACAATAAGAACAGAGCACAGTATGGTCATGTTACTTGATGCTTACAGAAAAGGCATCCTACCGTTTGATTTAAATGAAGTTTATGACGAATTAAAGGAAGAAGCAAAACAGCTGCCTTTTAAATCGCCTGATAATGTTTTAGAGTCTAGCTTCGATTTATGGGCACTTTCACAAATTGCTCACATACTTGAGAAGAACGAAGACGCACAGGAATATAAAAATCAAGCTTTTGAATACAAAACCCTCTGGAAAGATAAATTTTTAGTGATGGATGACAAATCGGATATTATGCACGGCGATGGACTGTACGAAGGTACTCTGTGGCAGTACAGGTGGTTTGTGCCGTTTGATATTCAAGGTATTCAAACCATGATTGGGGGAAAACAAGAATTTGAAAACCAGTTAGATTATTTTTTTGATAACGAGCTGTTTAATATAGGTAATCAACCCGATATTCAAGTGCCATACTTGTATAATTACACAAGCTCACCTTGGAAAACCCAAGCTTTAACCCATAAATTATTAAACGAGAAAACCAATAACTGGTACGGCACCCATGAAAAATTTAAAGCACCAATTGTAAAAAAGATTTTTACAGCAACACCAGATGGTTTTATTAAAGAAATGGATGATGATGCCGGTACTATGTCATCTTGGTTCCTTTGGTCATCAATGGGATTATATCCTGTATTTCCAGGAAGCACAGAGCTGGCGCTAACAACTCCACAGTTTGATAAGGTAACCATAAAAACTAAAGGCCAGCCATTGGAAATCACTACTTCAAAAAACGGAGGGAACAATATATACATTCAAAAATTTACTTGGAACGGCAAAGCGGTTAAATCTAGTATAATAGATTTTAATACCATTTCAAAAGGTGGGGTTTTGCATTTCGAGTTAGGTGATAAGCCCAATAAACAATGGGGAAAACAAAATTAG
- a CDS encoding TonB-dependent receptor, which produces MKQTKLLLLILLFGFSLTSWAQSNQISGVVLDNQGMPLPGANVLEKGTSNGTVTDFDGNFTLKVSNLNGVITVSYVGFAAKEVNLDGASTYSITLSEDTAQLDEVVVIGYGSVKKSDATGAVVSLDSEAITEARKTDVAEAVQGQMAGVDVRRVNSKPGSPLSIKIRGNTVIGNLNVGNDGVSDDLGLDLSRPLYVVDGIFVGDLSFLNPADIEKIDVLKDASATAIYGSRGANGVVIVTTKSGIEGKTQVTYDATFGVNNVVNEPDMFNGDEYVAFVSDVLRGEQWVGEWTDGTATVEDFNNLTINTDNEFIGDNERANVANRNYTNWRKLLRHDMQLQTSHTLGVSGGADGLVYNATLGYTSDKGIMGIEDFERSNVSVSLTKKFKSNVTLGVKGYFTTTDREAGSLELFRSSMRLAPTVEPYNEDGTIKLLPDEQDVRFINPLYEVNGSWVANQRNTSFIANAFLEYEPVKWLKLKTNFAPSFSSGRGGEYRGLLTKAARNDQSRTRAVYNAGFNRSYNWDNTADFNFNFNENHSLNATLIAAINYEDSEGSGIQTRNLSSDLFGYYNTQAGSDVRSYGTNFRKETVSSFAARVNYSLFDKYLLTFTGRYDGASKLAEGHKWAFFPSAALAWKVSEENFMKDIDWISNLKFRVSYGESGNYNSVGAYASQATLRQLDYQFGDTYALGNMIGNLINDELTWERSKEFNVGVNAGFFKGRVRAEAEYYNKETVDAILGRSLMGLTSFSASVGNFGSVRNSGVELSLTTVNIDTGDFKWQTSLNYARNENELLALTGDIDKQPYGRHGVLQVGQPLDAMYSFEKLGIWQMDEAAEAAVYNAVPGMYKFKDQNNDNLINEQDRVVIGNHAPDWIGGMTNNFTYKNWDLNVMIYTRQGVFGHSEFYQNFATHNPDNARFNKIDLDYWTPNNQGAKYPLPGAALSNGQANEWFFEDMSFVKVGNIGLGYSFPSALANKLHLSSLKLSLNIKNPFIFTDYEGPDPETGLQNSYGMAYSVKTAIFGINVRF; this is translated from the coding sequence ATGAAACAAACAAAATTACTATTGTTGATTTTGCTCTTTGGTTTTTCTTTGACCTCATGGGCGCAATCAAATCAAATTTCGGGAGTGGTTCTAGATAACCAAGGTATGCCACTTCCTGGAGCTAATGTGCTTGAAAAAGGCACAAGCAACGGAACAGTAACTGATTTTGATGGTAACTTCACTCTAAAAGTGTCAAATCTTAATGGCGTGATTACCGTATCCTACGTTGGTTTTGCAGCTAAAGAGGTGAATTTAGATGGGGCTAGCACCTATAGTATTACTTTGAGTGAAGATACTGCGCAGTTAGATGAGGTAGTTGTTATTGGTTACGGTTCTGTTAAGAAAAGTGATGCCACTGGAGCTGTAGTTTCTTTGGATTCTGAAGCTATTACCGAAGCTAGAAAAACAGATGTAGCAGAAGCTGTGCAAGGTCAAATGGCGGGTGTGGATGTTAGGCGTGTAAACTCAAAACCAGGGTCGCCACTGTCGATAAAAATTCGTGGAAATACTGTAATAGGGAATCTTAATGTTGGTAATGATGGTGTGAGTGATGATTTGGGCTTAGATTTATCAAGACCATTATATGTGGTTGATGGTATTTTTGTAGGAGACCTAAGTTTTCTCAATCCAGCAGATATCGAAAAAATAGACGTTTTAAAAGATGCTTCGGCAACGGCTATTTATGGTTCGCGGGGTGCCAATGGGGTGGTAATTGTTACTACAAAATCTGGTATTGAAGGTAAAACCCAAGTAACATACGATGCTACTTTTGGTGTAAATAATGTGGTAAACGAGCCAGATATGTTTAATGGCGATGAGTACGTTGCTTTTGTAAGCGATGTTTTAAGAGGAGAGCAATGGGTTGGAGAATGGACCGATGGTACTGCTACGGTTGAAGACTTTAACAATCTAACTATTAATACAGATAACGAATTTATTGGTGATAATGAGCGTGCTAATGTAGCGAACAGAAATTACACCAATTGGAGAAAACTACTTCGTCATGATATGCAATTGCAAACCTCACACACGCTAGGTGTTTCTGGTGGGGCAGATGGATTAGTTTACAATGCTACTTTGGGTTACACTAGTGATAAAGGGATAATGGGAATTGAAGATTTCGAACGTTCCAATGTATCGGTATCTTTAACAAAAAAGTTTAAAAGCAATGTTACTCTTGGAGTAAAAGGATATTTTACAACTACCGATAGAGAAGCGGGTTCTTTAGAATTGTTTAGGAGTTCTATGAGGTTAGCACCAACGGTAGAACCTTATAATGAAGACGGAACTATAAAACTCTTGCCAGATGAACAGGATGTACGTTTTATAAACCCACTTTATGAGGTTAATGGCTCATGGGTTGCTAACCAAAGGAATACCAGTTTTATCGCCAATGCTTTTTTAGAGTATGAGCCCGTAAAATGGTTAAAACTTAAAACCAATTTTGCACCATCTTTTTCCTCAGGTCGTGGTGGTGAGTACAGAGGGTTATTAACTAAAGCAGCTAGAAATGACCAATCCAGAACCCGTGCGGTTTATAATGCGGGTTTCAATAGAAGTTACAACTGGGATAACACTGCCGATTTTAATTTTAATTTTAATGAAAACCATAGTTTAAATGCCACCTTGATAGCTGCCATAAATTATGAAGATTCTGAGGGCTCTGGAATCCAAACCAGAAATTTAAGTTCAGATTTATTTGGTTATTATAATACACAGGCAGGCTCTGATGTAAGAAGTTACGGTACTAATTTTAGAAAAGAAACTGTTTCTTCTTTTGCGGCAAGAGTTAACTATAGTCTGTTCGATAAATATCTGTTAACCTTTACAGGAAGATATGATGGAGCATCCAAATTGGCCGAAGGTCATAAATGGGCATTTTTCCCATCAGCGGCATTAGCATGGAAAGTTTCAGAAGAAAACTTTATGAAAGATATTGACTGGATTTCTAATTTAAAGTTTAGAGTAAGTTATGGTGAGTCTGGTAACTACAACTCTGTTGGGGCATACGCCTCTCAGGCCACGCTTCGCCAATTAGATTATCAATTTGGAGATACCTATGCATTAGGCAATATGATAGGTAACTTAATTAATGATGAGTTGACCTGGGAGCGCTCAAAAGAATTTAACGTAGGTGTTAATGCCGGTTTTTTCAAGGGAAGAGTTAGGGCAGAAGCAGAGTATTATAACAAGGAAACTGTGGATGCTATTTTAGGCAGAAGCCTTATGGGACTTACTTCATTTTCCGCCTCTGTAGGTAATTTCGGATCGGTTAGAAACAGTGGTGTAGAATTATCGTTAACAACAGTGAATATAGATACGGGTGATTTTAAATGGCAAACAAGTTTAAACTATGCTCGTAATGAGAATGAACTCTTAGCGTTGACTGGGGATATTGATAAGCAACCTTATGGGAGACATGGTGTTTTACAAGTAGGACAGCCTTTAGATGCTATGTATTCTTTTGAAAAACTGGGCATTTGGCAAATGGATGAGGCTGCAGAGGCTGCTGTTTATAATGCTGTACCTGGTATGTATAAGTTTAAAGATCAAAACAACGACAACTTAATTAATGAGCAAGATAGAGTTGTAATAGGAAATCATGCCCCAGATTGGATTGGAGGTATGACAAACAACTTTACCTATAAAAACTGGGATTTAAACGTAATGATTTATACAAGACAAGGTGTGTTTGGACATTCTGAGTTTTACCAAAACTTTGCAACGCACAATCCAGACAATGCTAGATTTAACAAGATTGATTTAGATTATTGGACACCAAACAATCAAGGTGCTAAATATCCATTGCCAGGAGCTGCACTTTCTAATGGGCAAGCTAACGAGTGGTTTTTTGAAGATATGTCTTTTGTAAAAGTAGGTAACATCGGTTTAGGATATTCGTTCCCATCTGCATTAGCCAACAAATTACATTTAAGCTCTTTAAAATTATCTTTGAACATAAAGAACCCGTTTATATTTACCGATTACGAAGGGCCGGATCCAGAAACAGGTCTGCAAAATTCCTACGGAATGGCTTACTCTGTTAAAACAGCAATTTTTGGTATAAATGTTAGATTCTAA
- a CDS encoding RagB/SusD family nutrient uptake outer membrane protein — MKIQNKLKYIVMAMGLSISLVACDSYLEEENRSAVTAENYYTSDNAIELVNSVYTALRETYKFYSEAFLGTDLFTQNGPLFSINNLNEYSNMASSDGAGPWYSNYSVISAANIAINRYENQISWESALIGQRDLGIAQAKALRALAYFNLVQQYGGVVVYLDEVSEIRYDYARSSEEETFNQIIQDLEEVIPVLEESPAQFGRFSKRAAQHLLAEVYLTKGYKDFGSTQDFETAAQLAETAIGGYDIRSQTYAQVFDFDNQINPEILFSIQYGAEGVNNRSNNKNGIFMNVTHNYAGISRTTTPYGEPTFGSMPTDFFYSLFEANDSRDEVTLHRVLYASTNSTASENGVENITVGDTVVYYPKNTLSEAELEDRLNRYWVFQPSDYGFDAAQDVPGALYQYSNNVNTVNFPIFAKFDERAQDGNGYRDVFVFRVAETHLIAAEAYLGASNVTAALPHINRVRERATGVANYYTSLTIDDILNERALELAGESNRWNVLKRTGKLQERVAMYNPHFIDHGSFDPEKHTVRPIPSQEIELSDGSLEQNPKY, encoded by the coding sequence ATGAAAATTCAAAATAAATTAAAATATATAGTTATGGCTATGGGCTTGTCAATAAGTCTAGTAGCGTGCGATAGTTATCTTGAAGAAGAAAATAGATCAGCAGTAACAGCAGAAAATTATTACACTTCAGATAATGCAATAGAATTGGTTAATTCGGTGTATACCGCATTAAGGGAGACCTATAAGTTTTACAGCGAAGCTTTTTTAGGTACAGATTTGTTTACTCAAAATGGTCCGCTTTTTAGCATAAACAATTTAAATGAGTACAGTAACATGGCATCTAGTGATGGTGCAGGTCCATGGTATAGCAACTATTCGGTAATAAGTGCCGCAAATATTGCTATAAACAGATACGAAAATCAAATTTCATGGGAGTCTGCACTAATTGGGCAAAGAGATTTAGGAATAGCGCAAGCCAAAGCACTAAGAGCCTTAGCGTATTTTAATCTGGTACAACAATACGGCGGAGTTGTAGTTTATTTAGATGAGGTTTCAGAAATTAGGTACGATTACGCTCGTTCTTCTGAAGAAGAGACGTTTAATCAAATTATACAAGATTTAGAAGAAGTTATACCGGTGTTAGAAGAATCTCCAGCTCAATTTGGGCGTTTTTCCAAGCGTGCAGCACAACACCTATTGGCTGAGGTATATTTAACAAAAGGGTATAAAGATTTTGGGTCAACCCAAGATTTTGAAACGGCAGCGCAACTTGCAGAAACAGCAATAGGAGGTTATGATATAAGAAGCCAAACCTATGCGCAGGTATTTGATTTTGATAATCAAATTAATCCTGAAATATTGTTTTCAATTCAATATGGAGCTGAAGGAGTAAACAACAGAAGTAATAACAAAAACGGCATTTTCATGAATGTAACGCATAATTATGCAGGAATTTCCCGTACCACAACACCATATGGAGAACCTACATTTGGATCCATGCCAACAGATTTTTTCTATAGTTTGTTTGAAGCTAATGATTCAAGAGATGAAGTGACGTTGCATAGAGTGCTGTACGCAAGTACAAACTCTACTGCTTCTGAAAATGGTGTAGAAAATATTACCGTAGGTGATACGGTTGTATATTATCCAAAAAACACTTTGTCGGAAGCAGAGTTAGAAGATCGCTTAAACCGTTACTGGGTATTCCAACCATCAGATTATGGCTTTGATGCGGCCCAAGATGTCCCTGGGGCGTTATACCAATATTCGAATAACGTAAATACAGTAAACTTTCCAATTTTTGCAAAGTTTGATGAACGTGCTCAAGATGGTAACGGGTACAGAGATGTTTTTGTATTTCGTGTAGCCGAAACTCATTTAATTGCTGCAGAAGCCTATTTAGGGGCGAGTAACGTTACTGCTGCCTTGCCTCACATCAATAGAGTAAGAGAGCGCGCTACAGGAGTTGCTAATTATTACACAAGTTTAACTATTGATGATATTTTAAACGAGCGTGCCTTAGAATTGGCTGGAGAATCAAATAGGTGGAATGTTTTAAAACGTACAGGTAAACTGCAGGAGCGTGTTGCCATGTACAACCCACATTTTATAGATCATGGTTCGTTTGATCCAGAAAAGCACACTGTTAGGCCAATTCCTTCTCAGGAAATAGAACTTTCAGATGGAAGTTTAGAGCAAAACCCTAAGTACTAG